The Bernardetia litoralis DSM 6794 genome includes a window with the following:
- a CDS encoding O-acetylhomoserine aminocarboxypropyltransferase/cysteine synthase family protein, with translation MSNKPLHFDTLQLHAGQEVDPTTGSRAVPIYQTTSYVFDNANHGANLFALKEFGNIYTRIMNPTTDVFEKRIAALEGGVAALAVASGQAAQFTALNNILEAGDNFVSTTYLYGGSYNQFKVAFKRIGIEARFAEGDKVSSFESLIDEKTKAIYLETIGNPEFNIPDFEAIAAIAKKHDIPLVVDNTFGAAGYLFRPLEHGANVVTASATKWIGGHGTSIGGVIVDGGNYNWGNGKFPQFSEPSEGYHGLNFWETFGEGNPLGLPNIAFAIRARVEGLRDFGAAISPFNSFLLLQGLETLSLRVQRHVENALNLAKWLEGHELVEKVNYPGLESSPYNELGKKYLKNGFGGVLSFQIKGGKENAEKFVNSLELVSHLANVGDAKTLIIQPASTTHQQLSDEAQQKAGVYPSLLRVSVGIEHIEDIKGDFIQAFEKVFSPVLA, from the coding sequence ATGTCAAACAAACCATTGCATTTTGATACATTACAACTTCACGCAGGACAAGAAGTTGATCCAACAACAGGCTCTCGTGCTGTTCCCATTTACCAAACTACTTCTTATGTCTTTGATAATGCAAATCACGGAGCTAATTTATTTGCTCTCAAAGAGTTTGGTAATATTTATACTCGTATAATGAACCCTACCACAGATGTTTTTGAAAAGAGAATTGCTGCCCTTGAAGGTGGTGTTGCTGCTTTGGCTGTGGCATCTGGGCAAGCTGCGCAATTTACAGCACTTAATAATATTTTGGAAGCAGGGGATAATTTTGTTTCTACTACATACTTATATGGTGGTAGCTACAATCAATTTAAAGTAGCTTTTAAACGCATCGGAATTGAAGCTCGTTTTGCTGAAGGTGATAAAGTTTCTTCATTTGAATCTTTGATTGATGAAAAAACAAAGGCAATTTATTTGGAAACAATCGGTAATCCAGAATTTAATATTCCAGACTTTGAAGCTATTGCAGCCATTGCCAAAAAACATGATATTCCATTAGTAGTTGATAATACTTTTGGTGCTGCTGGTTATTTATTCCGTCCATTAGAACATGGTGCAAATGTAGTAACAGCATCAGCCACAAAATGGATTGGTGGACATGGTACAAGCATTGGAGGTGTTATTGTTGATGGTGGAAATTATAACTGGGGAAATGGAAAATTTCCACAATTTTCTGAGCCATCAGAAGGTTATCATGGGCTTAATTTTTGGGAAACATTTGGAGAAGGAAACCCATTAGGGTTACCAAATATTGCCTTTGCAATTCGTGCAAGAGTAGAAGGTTTGAGAGATTTTGGTGCTGCAATTAGTCCTTTTAATTCATTTTTATTACTTCAAGGATTAGAAACTCTTTCTCTTCGTGTACAGCGTCATGTAGAAAATGCGCTAAACCTTGCCAAATGGCTAGAAGGTCATGAATTAGTAGAAAAGGTAAATTATCCAGGGCTGGAAAGTAGTCCTTATAATGAATTGGGTAAAAAATATTTGAAAAATGGTTTTGGTGGTGTTTTGTCTTTCCAAATTAAAGGAGGAAAAGAAAATGCTGAAAAATTTGTCAATAGTTTGGAGCTAGTGAGTCATCTTGCAAATGTAGGTGATGCCAAAACGCTTATCATCCAGCCTGCTTCTACCACACATCAACAGCTTTCTGACGAAGCACAGCAAAAAGCAGGAGTATATCCTTCTTTATTGAGAGTTTCGGTAGGTATTGAGCATATTGAAGACATAAAAGGCGATTTTATACAGGCGTTTGAAAAAGTATTTTCTCCTGTTTTAGCTTAA
- a CDS encoding OsmC family protein, whose translation MSILSFSFQGINKNSAKFTGKSRDFELTIDEPIDLGGTDEHPNPVEYILAGYAGCLNVVAHIVAKELNIELKKLEINVSGKLNPAKLLGQNTTERAGFQHIEVSLKPQTTATDIELLGWLQEIEKRCPVGDNLQNQTPVFLQIEKELFVPSLN comes from the coding sequence ATGTCTATACTTTCTTTCTCATTTCAAGGAATCAATAAAAACTCAGCAAAATTCACAGGAAAAAGCCGAGATTTTGAACTTACCATTGATGAACCTATTGATTTAGGTGGCACAGATGAACATCCAAATCCTGTCGAATATATTTTGGCTGGCTATGCAGGTTGTCTGAATGTGGTAGCTCATATAGTAGCTAAAGAATTGAATATTGAACTTAAAAAACTAGAAATTAATGTTTCTGGAAAACTTAACCCTGCCAAACTTTTAGGGCAGAATACAACTGAACGAGCAGGTTTTCAGCATATTGAAGTTAGTTTGAAGCCTCAAACTACTGCTACTGACATAGAGTTACTAGGTTGGTTACAAGAAATTGAAAAACGTTGTCCAGTAGGAGATAATTTACAAAATCAAACGCCTGTTTTTTTGCAAATTGAAAAGGAGCTTTTTGTACCTTCTCTGAATTAA
- a CDS encoding phosphoadenylyl-sulfate reductase: MTKKEILTFAESELHTELSAVELLQVLVKKFPKKVCFSTSLGIEDQLITHFIFENEIPIDIFTLQTERLFEETDQLLIETQAKYKQKITVFEPRKNKVEELESQKGKFSFYDSVENRKECCAIRKIEPLNRALENYTIWVTGIRAEHSENRQNMPLFEWDEAHQMLKVHPLLHWRAEEVKNKIKKFQIPYNLLHDKGFVSIGCKPCTRAIKEGEDFRAGRWWWENSSKKECGLHN; this comes from the coding sequence ATGACAAAAAAAGAAATTTTAACTTTTGCAGAATCAGAGCTTCATACTGAACTATCTGCTGTTGAATTACTTCAGGTTTTGGTTAAAAAATTTCCTAAAAAAGTATGTTTTTCGACAAGTTTGGGAATAGAAGACCAGCTAATAACTCATTTTATCTTTGAAAATGAAATCCCAATTGATATTTTTACACTCCAAACAGAAAGGTTATTTGAAGAAACAGACCAGCTTTTAATAGAAACACAAGCTAAATACAAGCAAAAAATAACTGTTTTTGAGCCTAGAAAGAATAAAGTAGAGGAATTGGAAAGCCAAAAAGGAAAATTTAGTTTTTATGATTCTGTCGAAAATAGAAAAGAATGTTGTGCTATAAGAAAGATAGAACCTTTAAATCGTGCCTTAGAAAATTATACAATTTGGGTAACAGGAATTAGGGCAGAACATTCAGAGAATAGACAAAATATGCCCCTTTTTGAATGGGATGAAGCACATCAGATGCTAAAAGTGCATCCATTATTACATTGGAGAGCCGAAGAAGTGAAAAATAAAATTAAGAAATTCCAAATTCCTTACAATCTTTTGCATGATAAAGGTTTTGTAAGTATTGGTTGCAAACCGTGTACTCGTGCCATAAAAGAAGGCGAAGATTTTCGTGCTGGACGTTGGTGGTGGGAAAACAGCTCTAAAAAAGAATGTGGATTGCACAACTAA
- the cysD gene encoding sulfate adenylyltransferase subunit CysD, which produces MDYLDQLESEAIHILRETAGQFEKPALLFSGGKDSIVLVHLALKAFRPAKFPFPLVHIDTGHNFPEALAFRDAFTKEIGEKLIVRNVADTIKKQNLTEQKGKFASRNGLQTYTLLETIEEFEFDACIGGARRDEEKARAKERVFSVRDEFGQWEPKLQRPELWNIYNGKINKGENVRVFPISNWTELDIWNYIKREKIALPPIYFSHLRECVFTADKQLVAVSDFIQIDKEDVIVTQNVRYRTVGDMTCTAAIPSEASTLDDVINEIIASNISERGETRIDDKVSEAAMEDRKKNGYF; this is translated from the coding sequence ATGGATTATTTAGACCAATTAGAATCCGAAGCAATTCATATTTTGCGTGAAACAGCAGGACAATTTGAAAAACCTGCTTTGTTATTTAGTGGAGGAAAAGACTCTATTGTTTTGGTACATTTGGCTTTAAAAGCATTTCGTCCTGCAAAGTTTCCTTTTCCATTAGTGCATATCGATACAGGGCATAATTTTCCTGAAGCATTGGCTTTTAGAGATGCTTTTACAAAAGAAATAGGTGAAAAATTAATTGTTAGGAATGTAGCTGATACAATCAAAAAGCAAAACCTAACCGAACAAAAAGGAAAATTTGCAAGTAGAAATGGCTTACAAACTTATACATTATTAGAAACAATTGAAGAATTTGAATTTGATGCCTGTATTGGTGGAGCTAGAAGAGATGAAGAAAAAGCTCGTGCTAAAGAACGTGTTTTTTCAGTCAGAGATGAGTTTGGACAATGGGAACCCAAATTGCAACGCCCAGAACTTTGGAATATTTATAATGGAAAAATAAATAAAGGCGAAAATGTAAGGGTATTTCCTATCAGTAACTGGACAGAATTGGATATTTGGAATTATATCAAAAGAGAAAAAATAGCTTTGCCTCCAATTTATTTTTCACATTTGCGTGAATGTGTATTTACGGCAGATAAGCAATTAGTAGCTGTTTCAGATTTTATTCAGATTGATAAAGAAGATGTAATTGTTACCCAAAATGTACGCTATCGTACCGTAGGTGACATGACTTGTACGGCTGCTATTCCTTCAGAAGCCTCAACTTTGGACGATGTTATTAATGAAATTATTGCTTCAAATATTAGTGAAAGAGGAGAAACACGCATAGATGACAAAGTTTCAGAAGCTGCAATGGAAGACAGAAAGAAAAATGGATATTTTTAA
- a CDS encoding sulfate adenylyltransferase subunit 1, with the protein MDILRFITAGSVDDGKSTLIGRLLYDSKSIMTDQLEAISKQSKNKENGEIDLAILTDGLRAEREQGITIDVAYKYFSTPKRKFIIADAPGHVQYTRNMVTGASNSDLAIILIDARKGVIEQTRRHSLIASLLKIPHVVVAINKMDLVDFSETVFNQIKQDYQAIQESLGLDNVEFIPISALNGENIVEHSTEVMKWYKGDTLLTFLENVEIAQDENFTHPRLSVQYVLRPQSEEFHDYRGYAGKVGSGIFKKGDTVLIQPSGISTKIKTIEHNLKEVEEVSAGQSVVLHFENEIDISRGDMIVGEENAPNITQNISSLFCWMDTKALQVGGKYLLQHNSRTVRCVVKNIDYKLNINTLEKEEDADTIKLNEIGRLEIKTASPLVFDSYKELRSNGGAILIDETTHLTAAALILQ; encoded by the coding sequence ATGGATATTTTACGCTTTATTACTGCTGGAAGTGTTGATGATGGAAAAAGTACACTTATTGGTCGTCTTTTATATGATTCTAAATCTATTATGACAGACCAATTAGAAGCTATCAGCAAACAATCCAAGAATAAAGAAAATGGAGAAATAGATTTAGCTATTCTTACGGATGGATTGCGTGCCGAGCGTGAACAAGGAATTACGATAGATGTAGCGTATAAATATTTTTCTACTCCAAAACGAAAATTTATTATCGCTGATGCCCCTGGTCATGTGCAATATACAAGAAACATGGTTACAGGAGCTTCAAATTCTGACCTTGCAATTATTTTGATTGATGCACGAAAAGGTGTTATCGAACAAACTCGTCGTCATTCTTTGATTGCATCACTTTTGAAGATTCCTCATGTGGTGGTGGCTATTAATAAAATGGATTTGGTAGATTTTAGTGAAACTGTTTTTAATCAGATAAAACAAGATTATCAAGCTATACAAGAGTCATTAGGACTGGATAATGTAGAATTTATTCCTATTTCAGCATTGAATGGTGAAAACATTGTTGAGCATAGTACAGAGGTTATGAAGTGGTATAAAGGAGATACATTATTGACATTCTTAGAAAATGTAGAGATTGCTCAAGATGAAAATTTTACACATCCTCGCCTTTCTGTTCAATATGTTTTGCGCCCTCAAAGTGAAGAATTTCACGATTATAGAGGATATGCTGGAAAAGTTGGAAGTGGAATTTTCAAAAAAGGAGATACTGTTTTGATACAACCTTCAGGAATTTCTACCAAGATAAAAACTATCGAACACAACTTGAAAGAAGTAGAAGAAGTATCAGCTGGGCAGAGTGTTGTTTTGCATTTTGAAAATGAAATTGATATTAGTAGAGGAGACATGATTGTAGGAGAAGAAAATGCTCCAAACATAACTCAAAATATTAGTAGTCTTTTTTGTTGGATGGATACAAAAGCATTGCAAGTAGGTGGAAAATATTTATTACAACACAATAGCAGAACTGTTCGTTGTGTGGTCAAAAATATAGACTACAAGCTCAATATCAATACATTAGAAAAAGAAGAAGATGCTGATACAATTAAATTAAATGAAATTGGAAGGTTAGAAATCAAAACAGCATCCCCTTTAGTTTTTGATTCCTATAAAGAGTTGAGAAGCAATGGAGGAGCAATTTTGATTGATGAAACAACACATCTAACAGCTGCAGCATTGATTTTGCAATAA
- a CDS encoding homoserine O-acetyltransferase family protein — MLNYFNSDSEFVLESGQSLPSLQLAYHTFGKLNDKKDNIVWICHALTANSNPLEWWDILIGENKIINPEKHFIICVNSLGSCYGSTNALSENPKTGQAFYHDFPFFTIRDIASAIDLVRKELQSKLGFEKIWLCVGGSMGGQQAMEWAIKEPYLIENLALIATNARHSAWGIAFNSSQRQAIENDSTWKESNPKAGINGMKVARSIALLSYRNYEAYNLTQTNQDERTQNFDAESYQKYQGEKLAQRFDAFAYYNLSKAMDSHNVGRNRGGIENALSQIKAKTLIVSITNDVLFPPEDQQILAKYIPNSTYFEIKSPYGHDGFLLEGKKLSEILEREVTSRIQATKDAIINTK, encoded by the coding sequence ATGCTAAATTATTTCAATTCTGATTCTGAATTTGTTCTTGAGAGTGGTCAATCTTTGCCTTCACTTCAACTTGCTTATCATACTTTTGGAAAACTAAATGATAAAAAAGACAATATTGTCTGGATTTGTCACGCCTTGACGGCAAATAGTAATCCGTTGGAATGGTGGGATATTTTGATAGGAGAAAATAAAATCATAAACCCAGAAAAACATTTTATTATTTGTGTTAATAGTTTGGGTTCGTGTTATGGTTCAACAAATGCGCTTTCAGAAAATCCAAAAACTGGACAAGCATTTTACCATGATTTTCCATTTTTTACAATTCGTGATATTGCAAGTGCGATTGATTTAGTTAGAAAAGAATTACAATCAAAATTAGGTTTTGAAAAAATTTGGCTTTGCGTTGGTGGCTCTATGGGAGGACAACAAGCAATGGAATGGGCAATAAAAGAACCTTATTTAATCGAAAATTTGGCTCTTATTGCTACAAATGCTCGGCATTCGGCGTGGGGAATTGCATTCAATTCTTCCCAACGTCAGGCAATAGAAAACGATAGTACTTGGAAGGAATCAAATCCAAAAGCAGGAATAAATGGAATGAAAGTAGCCAGAAGTATTGCTCTTTTGTCTTACCGAAATTATGAAGCCTACAATTTGACACAAACAAATCAAGATGAGAGAACACAAAATTTTGATGCTGAATCTTATCAAAAATACCAAGGTGAAAAATTAGCACAGCGTTTTGATGCTTTTGCATATTATAATCTTTCGAAGGCCATGGATTCGCATAATGTAGGAAGAAATAGAGGAGGAATTGAAAATGCACTTTCTCAAATTAAGGCAAAAACACTTATTGTTAGTATTACAAATGATGTTTTGTTTCCTCCTGAAGACCAACAAATTTTGGCAAAATATATTCCTAATTCTACTTATTTTGAAATAAAATCTCCTTATGGACACGATGGGTTTTTGTTGGAAGGCAAAAAGTTAAGTGAAATTTTGGAGAGAGAAGTAACTAGTCGAATACAAGCAACAAAAGATGCAATAATAAATACAAAATAG
- a CDS encoding homoserine dehydrogenase, which yields MKKTVKIGLFGFGCVGQGLYDILQNNTENTGFEAQILKICVKNKEKKREIDASYFTFDKDEILNNSEINLVVELISDAEEAYQIVKKALLSGKNVVTANKKMLALHLEELVRIQKETGTSLLYEAAVCGSIPIIRTLAEYYDNEFLYSVSGIFNGSSNYILSKISNENLSYDVALKQAQKLGFAEADPTLDVAGFDATYKLCLLATQAYGIFINPDEVLRIGINNLKKEDIDFAKNYSVKKENDQNTTNFKVKLVASISRIKSSENNQVLLYVLPVFVDAENPLYNVENENNAVLVEAAFSDKQTFIGKGAGGHPTGSAVLSDISALRFDYQYEYRKTDRNKEKNALGQTLISPTQNVEAEVYLRFENHLSKKELLQNIDFTEILTENENHIIGKIILSELFEKRDFIEKHHIFVALCGEVKAVN from the coding sequence ATGAAAAAAACAGTAAAAATTGGTTTATTTGGTTTCGGTTGTGTTGGGCAAGGACTTTATGATATTCTCCAAAATAACACCGAAAACACAGGATTTGAAGCTCAGATTTTAAAAATTTGTGTAAAAAATAAAGAAAAAAAACGTGAAATAGACGCATCTTATTTTACTTTTGATAAAGATGAAATATTGAATAACTCTGAAATAAATCTTGTTGTTGAGCTTATTTCTGATGCAGAGGAAGCCTATCAAATTGTAAAAAAAGCCTTATTAAGTGGAAAAAATGTAGTTACAGCAAACAAAAAAATGCTTGCCTTGCATTTGGAGGAGTTAGTAAGAATTCAGAAAGAAACAGGAACTTCACTTTTGTATGAAGCTGCTGTTTGTGGAAGTATCCCAATTATCAGAACATTGGCAGAATATTATGATAACGAATTTTTATATTCTGTAAGTGGAATCTTTAATGGTTCTTCAAATTATATTTTATCAAAAATTTCGAATGAAAATTTAAGTTATGATGTTGCGCTAAAACAGGCACAAAAATTAGGTTTTGCAGAAGCTGACCCAACGCTTGATGTTGCTGGGTTTGATGCCACCTACAAACTTTGTCTTTTAGCAACACAAGCCTATGGTATTTTTATTAATCCTGATGAAGTTCTAAGAATAGGAATTAATAACCTGAAAAAAGAAGATATTGATTTTGCTAAGAATTATAGTGTAAAAAAAGAAAATGATCAAAATACTACGAATTTCAAAGTTAAGTTAGTAGCTAGTATTTCACGCATTAAGTCATCTGAAAATAATCAAGTTTTACTTTATGTTTTGCCTGTTTTTGTTGATGCTGAAAATCCTTTGTACAATGTAGAAAATGAAAATAATGCTGTTTTGGTAGAAGCTGCCTTTTCTGATAAACAAACTTTTATAGGAAAAGGAGCAGGAGGACATCCAACAGGTTCGGCTGTTTTGTCAGATATTTCTGCGCTTCGTTTTGATTATCAATATGAATATCGAAAAACAGACAGAAATAAAGAAAAAAATGCTTTAGGTCAAACATTAATTTCACCTACTCAAAATGTAGAAGCAGAGGTTTATTTGCGTTTTGAAAATCATTTGAGTAAAAAAGAATTATTACAGAATATTGATTTTACAGAAATTTTGACAGAAAATGAAAATCATATTATTGGTAAAATTATTTTATCAGAGCTTTTTGAAAAGCGTGATTTTATTGAAAAACACCATATTTTTGTGGCTCTTTGTGGAGAGGTGAAGGCTGTAAATTAA
- a CDS encoding TolC family protein: MFKTKIYKVYNYLAIFCMCSFFTACSIPTLVNRDTNTKTPESYTGSQDSTNSAKMNWKEYFNDQNLIALIDTALKNNQELNITLQEIQIANNEVRIRKGEYLPFMDIAAGAGVEKPSRFTSKGASDAMSEITEDGKKTPDPLQDYMIGAYASWEVDIWKKLRNAKKSAYLNYLSSIEGRNFLVTNIIAEIASSYYELLAFDNQLAIINQNIEIQSNALRIVKLQKQSGKVTELAVKRFEAQLINTKSLQFDVLQDIVVTENKINFLLGRYPQPIQRDAKNFMNLVPKVIVAGIPSQLLGNRPDIKQAELKLAAAKLDVAVAKANFYPSLRLTAGLGLRAFNPTFLVKAPESILYSLAGDLAAPLVNRNAIKANYLTANSKQIQIIYDYERTILNGYLEVTNQLSNINNLKQKYDLEMQQVEALNQATSISNDLFQATRADYMEVLLTQRDVLEAKVELTETKMQQMNAIVNVYRALGGGWN; encoded by the coding sequence ATGTTCAAGACAAAAATATATAAAGTCTATAATTATCTAGCGATATTTTGTATGTGTAGCTTTTTTACAGCTTGTTCTATTCCGACTTTAGTCAATAGAGATACAAATACAAAAACACCTGAAAGTTATACTGGTTCTCAAGACTCTACTAATTCTGCCAAAATGAATTGGAAAGAATATTTTAATGACCAAAATTTAATTGCTCTAATTGATACAGCTCTAAAAAATAATCAAGAGTTAAATATTACGCTCCAAGAAATTCAGATTGCAAATAATGAAGTCCGAATTAGAAAGGGAGAATATTTACCTTTTATGGATATTGCAGCAGGTGCTGGAGTTGAAAAACCAAGCCGTTTTACAAGTAAAGGAGCAAGCGATGCTATGTCAGAAATTACTGAAGATGGCAAAAAAACACCTGACCCTTTACAAGATTATATGATAGGTGCGTATGCAAGCTGGGAGGTTGATATTTGGAAAAAGCTACGAAATGCCAAAAAATCAGCTTATCTCAATTATTTATCTTCTATTGAAGGACGAAATTTTTTGGTAACAAATATTATTGCTGAAATAGCTAGTTCCTATTACGAACTTCTCGCTTTTGATAATCAATTAGCTATTATCAATCAAAATATTGAAATTCAGAGCAACGCATTAAGAATTGTAAAGCTTCAAAAACAATCTGGAAAAGTAACTGAGTTGGCTGTCAAAAGATTTGAAGCACAATTAATAAACACAAAAAGTTTACAATTTGATGTTTTACAAGACATTGTTGTTACAGAAAATAAAATTAATTTCTTGTTGGGTCGTTATCCTCAGCCTATTCAAAGAGATGCCAAAAATTTTATGAATTTAGTGCCAAAAGTAATTGTAGCAGGTATTCCTTCTCAGCTTTTAGGGAATCGCCCTGATATAAAACAGGCAGAATTGAAACTTGCTGCTGCAAAACTAGATGTTGCTGTTGCAAAAGCAAATTTTTATCCTTCTTTACGTCTTACGGCTGGATTGGGTTTGCGTGCTTTCAACCCTACTTTTTTAGTAAAAGCACCTGAATCAATTTTGTATTCTTTGGCTGGTGATTTGGCTGCTCCTTTGGTAAATAGAAATGCAATTAAGGCAAATTATTTGACTGCAAACTCTAAGCAAATTCAAATTATTTATGATTATGAAAGAACAATTTTGAATGGCTACTTAGAAGTTACAAATCAATTATCAAATATTAATAATCTAAAGCAAAAATATGATTTGGAAATGCAACAAGTAGAAGCACTGAATCAAGCAACTTCTATTTCAAATGACCTTTTTCAAGCTACAAGAGCTGATTATATGGAAGTTTTGCTTACTCAACGTGATGTTTTGGAAGCAAAAGTAGAACTTACTGAAACTAAAATGCAACAAATGAATGCTATTGTGAATGTTTATCGTGCGCTTGGTGGTGGCTGGAATTAA